Proteins from a genomic interval of Lycium ferocissimum isolate CSIRO_LF1 chromosome 2, AGI_CSIRO_Lferr_CH_V1, whole genome shotgun sequence:
- the LOC132045362 gene encoding allantoinase isoform X2 yields the protein MILKKVYGFIPQLPSSDCSLLPHNHYWIASKRIVTPNGTISGAVEVKQGRIISIVAEENWHVNSWFTTVVNYGEAVVMPGFIDVHAHLDDPGRTEWEGFPSGTKAAAAGGVTTLVDMPLNSAPSTVSEEALKLKVQAAEGRVYVDVGFWGGLVPENAENASSLERLLNAGVLGLKSFMLPSGINDFPMTTSSHIKEALPTLARYKRPLLVHAEVLLDLDGELELEDRVDNARSYSTYLKTRPASMEEAAINQLITLSKETRAGGSAEGAHLHIVHLSDARTSLNLIKEAKQRGDSITVETCPHYLAFAAEDIPDGDTRFKCAPPIRDAANKEKLWDALLDGDIDMLSSDHSPAVPEMKLLDEGDFLKAWGGISSLQFVLPATWTYGRKYGITFEQLASWWSEKPAKLAGLTTKGAIALGNQADIVVWEPDVEFDLDNDHPVHIKHPSISAYMGSRLSGKVLATFVHGNLVYKEGNHASHACAQPILRR from the exons CCTCAGCTTCCCTCAAGTGACTGCAGCCTTCTGCCGCATAATCACTATTGGATAGCCAGTAAACGTATTGTGACTCCAAATGGGACAATTTCTGGTGCAG TTGAGGTAAAGCAAGGAAGAATTATATCTATTGTTGCTGAAGAGAATTGGCATGTAAATTCTTGGTTTACCACAGTTGTCAATTATGGGGAGGCTGTTGTCATGCCTGGATTTATTGATGT GCATGCCCATCTTGATGATCCTGGAAGAACAGAATGGGAAGGGTTTCCGTCAGGAACAAAAGCAGCTGCTGCAG GTGGGGTAACCACATTAGTTGACATGCCTCTTAATAGTGCTCCGTCAACAGTTTCTGAGGAAGCTTTAAAACTTAAG GTCCAGGCTGCAGAAGGGAGGGTTTACGTGGATGTTG GTTTCTGGGGAGGTTTGGTTCCTGAAAATGCAGAAAATGCAAGTTCTTTGGAAAGACTTCTAAATGCTGGGGTTCTGGGTTTGAAG tCTTTTATGCTGCCATCAGGCATCAATGACTTTCCCATGACAACTTCATCCCACATAAAG GAAGCACTCCCAACTCTGGCTCGATACAAAAGACCCCTACTTGTTCATGCCGAAGTGCTACTAGATCTTGATGGAGAACTGGAACTGGAGGATAGAGTCGACAATGCTAGATCATACTCTACATATCTTAAGACCAGGCCTGCTTCAAT GGAAGAGGCAGCTATCAATCAGCTCATTACATTGTCAAAAGAGACGAGGGCTGGTGGTTCTGCTGAAGGAGCTCATCTCCATATCGTTCATCTGTCTGATGCTAGAACTTCGCTAAACCTCATTAAG GAAGCCAAACAAAGGGGTGATAGTATCACTGTTGAAACTTGTCCCCATTATCTCGCTTTTGCAGCTGAAGATATTCCTGATGGAGATACTCGGTTTAAGTGTGCTCCACCCATCCGTGATGCAGCCAATAAAGAAAAACTATGGGATGCTTTACTG GATGGAGATATTGACATGTTAAGTTCTGACCACTCCCCTGCTGTGCCAGAAATGAAACTGTTAGATGAGGGTGACTTCTTGAAAGCATGGGGTGGCATATCTTCTTTACAG TTTGTTCTACCCGCGACATGGACATATGGGCGTAAGTATGGAATAACATTTGAGCAGTTAGCTTCCTGGTGGAGTGAGAAGCCTGCGAAACTTGCTGGTCTAACTACTAAG GGGGCAATTGCTTTAGGGAACCAAGCAGATATAGTTGTCTGGGAGCCAGATGTGGAGTTTGATCTGGATAATGACCACCCTGTACATATTAAGCATCCT AGTATTTCTGCATACATGGGATCAAGACTCTCCGGGAAAGTTTTGGCAACCTTTGTGCACGGAAATCTTGTATACAAGGAGGGAAATCATGCTTCTCATGCATGTGCTCAACCAATTCTACGTAGATAG
- the LOC132045362 gene encoding allantoinase isoform X1, translated as MESGKRGFLALLPLLLSFLFYFDFSQKLPSSDCSLLPHNHYWIASKRIVTPNGTISGAVEVKQGRIISIVAEENWHVNSWFTTVVNYGEAVVMPGFIDVHAHLDDPGRTEWEGFPSGTKAAAAGGVTTLVDMPLNSAPSTVSEEALKLKVQAAEGRVYVDVGFWGGLVPENAENASSLERLLNAGVLGLKSFMLPSGINDFPMTTSSHIKEALPTLARYKRPLLVHAEVLLDLDGELELEDRVDNARSYSTYLKTRPASMEEAAINQLITLSKETRAGGSAEGAHLHIVHLSDARTSLNLIKEAKQRGDSITVETCPHYLAFAAEDIPDGDTRFKCAPPIRDAANKEKLWDALLDGDIDMLSSDHSPAVPEMKLLDEGDFLKAWGGISSLQFVLPATWTYGRKYGITFEQLASWWSEKPAKLAGLTTKGAIALGNQADIVVWEPDVEFDLDNDHPVHIKHPSISAYMGSRLSGKVLATFVHGNLVYKEGNHASHACAQPILRR; from the exons CTTCCCTCAAGTGACTGCAGCCTTCTGCCGCATAATCACTATTGGATAGCCAGTAAACGTATTGTGACTCCAAATGGGACAATTTCTGGTGCAG TTGAGGTAAAGCAAGGAAGAATTATATCTATTGTTGCTGAAGAGAATTGGCATGTAAATTCTTGGTTTACCACAGTTGTCAATTATGGGGAGGCTGTTGTCATGCCTGGATTTATTGATGT GCATGCCCATCTTGATGATCCTGGAAGAACAGAATGGGAAGGGTTTCCGTCAGGAACAAAAGCAGCTGCTGCAG GTGGGGTAACCACATTAGTTGACATGCCTCTTAATAGTGCTCCGTCAACAGTTTCTGAGGAAGCTTTAAAACTTAAG GTCCAGGCTGCAGAAGGGAGGGTTTACGTGGATGTTG GTTTCTGGGGAGGTTTGGTTCCTGAAAATGCAGAAAATGCAAGTTCTTTGGAAAGACTTCTAAATGCTGGGGTTCTGGGTTTGAAG tCTTTTATGCTGCCATCAGGCATCAATGACTTTCCCATGACAACTTCATCCCACATAAAG GAAGCACTCCCAACTCTGGCTCGATACAAAAGACCCCTACTTGTTCATGCCGAAGTGCTACTAGATCTTGATGGAGAACTGGAACTGGAGGATAGAGTCGACAATGCTAGATCATACTCTACATATCTTAAGACCAGGCCTGCTTCAAT GGAAGAGGCAGCTATCAATCAGCTCATTACATTGTCAAAAGAGACGAGGGCTGGTGGTTCTGCTGAAGGAGCTCATCTCCATATCGTTCATCTGTCTGATGCTAGAACTTCGCTAAACCTCATTAAG GAAGCCAAACAAAGGGGTGATAGTATCACTGTTGAAACTTGTCCCCATTATCTCGCTTTTGCAGCTGAAGATATTCCTGATGGAGATACTCGGTTTAAGTGTGCTCCACCCATCCGTGATGCAGCCAATAAAGAAAAACTATGGGATGCTTTACTG GATGGAGATATTGACATGTTAAGTTCTGACCACTCCCCTGCTGTGCCAGAAATGAAACTGTTAGATGAGGGTGACTTCTTGAAAGCATGGGGTGGCATATCTTCTTTACAG TTTGTTCTACCCGCGACATGGACATATGGGCGTAAGTATGGAATAACATTTGAGCAGTTAGCTTCCTGGTGGAGTGAGAAGCCTGCGAAACTTGCTGGTCTAACTACTAAG GGGGCAATTGCTTTAGGGAACCAAGCAGATATAGTTGTCTGGGAGCCAGATGTGGAGTTTGATCTGGATAATGACCACCCTGTACATATTAAGCATCCT AGTATTTCTGCATACATGGGATCAAGACTCTCCGGGAAAGTTTTGGCAACCTTTGTGCACGGAAATCTTGTATACAAGGAGGGAAATCATGCTTCTCATGCATGTGCTCAACCAATTCTACGTAGATAG